The Molothrus ater isolate BHLD 08-10-18 breed brown headed cowbird chromosome 2, BPBGC_Mater_1.1, whole genome shotgun sequence DNA segment TGGCAGCGAGATTCACGAGGCGTCGGCGGCGCTGGTGCACCTGAGCCGCGGCGGCGCGGAGGTagcggggggcggcggggtgtggggtgtgtgtatgtgtctgtctgtgtctgtgtgtctgtctgtgtgtgtgcgtgcgAGCGACACAGCAGCCGAGCGTCCCCCTCTCCGTGGGACAGGAGCCCCTCCCGGTTTGCGGTGCTCCCTGCGCCGCCCCTGCACCCTACAAGCCCTTTCAGCCATAACCTCTCTCTTTATGTTGTCCCCCCCTCCCCGTTTTATTCATCCCCATCTGTGAAAAACGCcagtcacttgtttttaaaattttaaaagtttaataataataaaatgtttataaaaatagcgacataattagagtaataatactttggacaatttggattaggacgatatgagacaataaaaacaaacagttacggacgtccgggtacctttttctgggcaaaataagcccgaaaaaggacacccgttaacagaggattaacccttaaaaacaatagcctgttgtatattcatacacttcatacatgatgcatgAGTTCCATTCAAagaaaggattctgtctggtcagtgtcagctgcttCTTCTTAATCCTAGCAGCGTCGTCGGGGCTGAGtgaggcgggaagaagttcgtttcttctgataagagagcaataagttctttttctctgaaagatttaggtgtcctgtggctgctatcttggtGCAAggcctttctttaaaaaaagtatcttacatagcatagtttcttttttaacattttgttataacctaaaactatatttaacacactacttaagaaaattaatacagcataactttctaacataacacatataatattcattttaatatttgcaaaaagccaatcataaaatatgcatttttcacaccctCCAAAGGCCTGTCTGGCTCCCTGACAGGAGTTCAGGTTGCACAGGTAGCTGgacacaaaactgaaaagagGTCTCATTAATACAACTAAGTTATTATACTAAGAGTCATGCCTGCAGGTCAGAGAgacccctgcccaggtgagggcTGTTCCCCTGAGCCTGTGTAGAAGTTAACTGGAGATACAAAACTTGTGTGGCAATGACCAGCCAATTGTAACAGAGGGGCTTCACCTGGAGAGTTCTCTGGATTTCGGTGTATAGACAATGGCACAAAAACTCCAGTGGGTGTGCTTGATTTGTGGAATACCACCAAACACCCAAGCTTGCACAACTCTGAAATAAATGATCAGTGTCTGTCTTGATATGTAATTATTTGCTTGTCACATACAAGGTAATGAATCCAATTTTGTGGGCAACAGTGCCAGACTCTTTTTAGTGGTGCccagtgaggatgaggagcaatggccataaactaaacCACAAGGAGTTTCATCTCAACATGAGGAGGAACTTCTTTACATTGAAGGTGGCAGAGCAtgagaacaggctgcccagggaggttgtggagtctctgtCTGTGAAAATAtccaaaacccacctggataTGTGTTTGTGAAAATATCCAAAAGCCTGCATGGTCGGGgggggggttggactggatgatcttcagaagtcccttccagcccttaGAATTCTTTGATCCTGTGAAGCCAGGAGCAAGGAGAAGCTGGAGACCTGTCCCTTCTCTTCTGgccacagggagctgaggatgggTTAAAATTCTTTATCATCTTTCCAACTGCTTTTGCAGCCCTCACTGGGGGTTACCTGCTTGCTTTCTGCTCACAGTTTCTGGGCTCTCTTTGGTAAGCTGGGACTTGTCAGAGAAGCCTGGGCCAGGATGTAGTGGTGTGCTTTGGTCCCATCTGTGGCTTCAGATGGCAGAAGCTGGTCACTGTCTGTGTGTAGCTGTGCTGAGGTGTCTGATGGTAACAACAGCACCCTCATATTTAGCACAAAATTGTCATCTCTGAGAAGTTTGCAAAGGAAGCTTCAAAACAGACACAGTGGTACAGCCCTGTGGTAAACCTGTCACAGGGCTTTGTATTCTGATGCACTGTCCTCCTTTTGTGTCTAACCAAAATCggttctgctgtgttttggtcttcctttctgctgctggtgtttTAGGATAGCTGGTAACTCTAATGTTTGCTCTAGAAATGCTTGTAAAATTTGCATCTTTAACTTTTTTATGTCAAACTTTTTAGCACTTTCATCCCATAACAGTTAAGAGCAACCTTTCTTCAAAGTCAGCTGCATGTCCAGTTGGGCTGCTGATATAAATTGTGGTGTCCTGTTTGTCCTTGGCCTTATCTGCCATGGCAAAATCAGTAAGCTTGATGTTGGCATAAGAATACTCTCCTGTCAAAATGCTGCAGGAATAGGATGGGAAGGATGCCTGTGTTTACCCATTCTAATATATCATATGTTGCTTTAGATATTTAATGTGCTAGATTCATCCTCTGGAATTTGCTTAACTTAGATaagaggcttcaggaacaaaatctgttttcattaaatGATCTTTATTGTGACAAATATGTATGAGTTTTGTTTACATTCACAAAATTTCTTCATCTCTCTTCTAGGTGAAGATATTTGCCCCCAATATTGAGCAAAGGGATGTAGTCAATCACCTAAAAGGAAGTCcagcagaagagaagagaaatgtgTTAGTTGAAAGTGCCAGGTTGGCAAGGGGAAACATTCAGGATTTGGCTGAACTTAAAGCTAGTGAATTTGATGCTGTCATTTTCCCTGGTAGGTATCACAAAATACACTGTGTTGAAAggcccacaaggatcattgagtccaactcttaagtggATGGCCCACACAGGGGTTGAGCCCACAACCTTGGTGTTATTAACATCATGCTCTGACCAGCTGAGCTcatctttcaaaagaaaattgtgatttttttaaactcaatATATTTATTGATTCATAGTTCACTAAGTTAAAATGCCAGAGTGTTCTCTTGGTATTAAGTTATGCATCCCACCATTCCTTCTTACTGAATGTTGTGAAAACTTCACTACTTATGTGTGGACAAGAACCCTGACCAGAGTACAAAAATCGGGTCAGAACTCAGTTACATGGCAATGCCTTAATTTCAGGGCCTCTGAAAATGTTGGCAGAATAGCACGTTTCCAAATAGATGATGTTCCATGTCAGATGGGAGTACATTCTGTTTTAATTATGTATCCACTCAACTGCTGATCAAGTTGTACTAAACATGTTTATGgataatttttcatttagagACCACACAAATTCATTCCAGACAGAGGTAATTGTAATCATTTTTAGAAATGAAGAAGCTGGAGCATCACAAGGAAATCATGACTTGCTGAAGATCTGTTTCCAGAATATTCACAGTACTGTTAAATACTGCCTTCATGATTGGGCCTGTTAATTTTGAAGTTTTCACACTGTTGTAAGGCCAGCAGGGGGAGCGTGTGTATAACACAGAGAAACAATTCTGCCTGCACTGTGAGTAGTTGATCAGGAGCGAGTAGAGGCTCACAGATGTTTTCCACATTAATTTCATGCTGTTATAACCCAGGCCCGGGGGGATTGCTGTAATAACTGTTAGAGGGAAATAAACCCTATTtagtttgaaaattaaaatcttaccTCAGAGATTTCAGATAACACTTGAAAGTGAGCAAACcgggaaagggaaaatattaaaaatgcaaagcttCTTGATGTCTGCTGAAGTACTTGTGGAAATTTCCTTATGCTTATTGGAGAAAAGTTGATGCTGTGCACATTCCATGTGGAATAACCTTACTTTGATTATTCTGATGGTTATAAATCCAGCAGACAAAGGAGCTGTAAAATACAATCTGCTTATACAATTAAATGACGATTAAATGTATCTAAAGGATTGTTAAAACTAATTTATAGAAAGACAAATCAGCACTAATTTTAATAGGAAATTATGTTATCATTTACAAGTTTTTTTGTCTTAGAATACCATATGTTATAGTGTCCATTTTATGTAAAATCCCCAGTGGTTTTTTATTGTGCTaatggctttttttaatttgaaaagtaGTTCtagggaagaagaaaagctctTCTATAATTGCTTAAGCatcaaaataaaacttgaaaGTTCATTACTATAGAGGGTCAAATCACTGTTTGCATTACTCCCATGAACTCCATACTTGTGCTTTCAACTAGTAGTGGTCTTCTGGTTCTTCTTCCTTATTGAGTGCACGACAGATGGTACAGCTGTTCTAGTGACTAGCAGGCGAATGTGAGGTTTCCTCTTTGTCtatttgttacttcttgaaaCAAGGTTAAGCTTTCTGGCCTGTATATGACCTGCATGGTATAAAAAACTGCACAGCTAAACTTTTAACATTGTAAACCCATTGTTTACAGGTTACAGTGACATTGTAAGGCTTTCAGTACAGTGACTTAACAGTCTCACTGATACCAAGATTATGTTGTAAAAAAGAGCTTCTGTTTGGTGTGTGCTATTATCAAATTTAATAGCGTTTAGCAGTGCCTTATATTTGAGctttttgattttggtttggttttttttcttaggtGGTTTTGGTGTAGCAAAGAATCTGTGTTCCTGGGCTGTAGATGGCAAGAATTGTACTGTCAACGAGCACGTGAACTCCACACTCCAGGCCTTCCACAGTGCTAAAAAGCCCATTGGTTTGTGCTGCATATCACCAGTTCTGGCAGCCAAAGtctttcctggctgtgaggTTACGGTCGGTCAGGATAAAAACATAGATGGAAGGTAAGAAGGAAATGGATGGCGAGGATTTTCATTGGAATTAAGATTAGGAAATGGACAGGCTTCTATGCAAAAGTTTCTTTGGTAGCAGTAAACCCAGGGGAACTTAGttacttttaagaaaaattaataggCACAGAACTCTCAGGGCAGACAGAGTGAATCCATGAGGTCAGGTGATTTGTGATGCTACAACCAGATATACACTGATCTGTGATACCATAGActtgtttaggttggaaaagtcctctAGGATGGGCGACTCCAACTGCTAACTCAGGGATTTTTAGTAAAGTTTTTCTAGTGGTAGTGGTTTGGGGCCACTTTAGGGGATGGAGATGAGAACAGGGCCTGGAAGAAATCAGTACTGCTTCAAGAACTGTCAACTCCCAATAAAACTTATGAATTAAATGTATCAGCAGCTGTAGTGGGGGATTCTGTTCAGAACAGATTGCAATTTGTTCCTTCTTTAtcagaagggggaaaaaaattaaaatctctagAGATCCAAGAGGAACACCTTACATGGAGGTATTGGAAAAGGTTGCAAGTTCAGCTGGCTTCTCTCAACCTTTTAAAGATCAGTTATAACTGCACTTGGTATCATCTTCCAAACTTATGGAAAGATTAGTAAAAAGTATTGTACCTTCTGACATATTGTGGCTTCATATTTCAGACATTGTTTTTGAAGGTATTAGATCACTTGATATGTCCATAGGGGATAGGAAAATCTGATAGTAGCAGTCTCTAACTCCCTTGTCATCGATCAGTTAAAGACTCACATAGATATTATTGTAGCTCTCTCATTCAAGTTATGTATGCAGAATTTTATGGCTGTATCATTCCTTTATGTTAATTAAAGTCTTTTTATTTACAGATTTCCTGATGCTGAAACGGCATCTGCTATAGCAGAGCTTGGATGTAAGCACATTtgcaaaaatgtaaatgaatCCCACGTGGATAAAGCCAATAAAATAGTTACTACCTGTGCTTTCATGTGCAAAGCTCCTCTGCATGAAATCTTTGATGGAATTGGAACAATGGTACAAGAAGTCCTGAAGCTTGCCTGACTAGAAGTGTACAGACTTCTCCAAGGAAATCAGTGTAGCTAAGCATAAACATTTAGCTTCCTTAGattgaattaataaaataatgcaaCTGCTAAACTTCACAGTTCCTGGTTTGTTTGGTGTGGTGGggtgttttttaatatttaatacatCAGATGGTTACTGCTGAATTTAacttatttatttctcttttaaaatagaagCCATATATTGAAGGCGATGGGAGGAgttcctttgtttttgttttgttttgttttttaatgaatcCAAATGTATTCAGCTGCAATTGCAATTGCGATGTACCCAGCTGCAATTACAAGTGAAGTAGCTGTAAATGAGTCTGTTTATCATCAGTATAGGTGAATAATTCAATTCTGATTTCTaatcagaggagaaaaataaaagaatgtgGTTATTTggattcttttttcctcttgcaagTCTTTAAGCAAGTATTACTGATGGACTTCCAAAATTTTTGCAGAGCCCCAAGGTAAACCAACTTTATAAACCAAGATGCAGCACAAATGAATGCATTGCCAGTGGAAAATACTAAAGTTTCGTGCTAATAAAGGAAgtaatttcagatttatttaGTAAAACGAATTCgatttattttgtaaattttttttgcatacaTTGTTTATTGTCCCGAGGAAGATAATTTTATATGTATTAGAAACCATGCTTTGATTTAATAAATGTGAACAAAGGGTTGGCAGCTTCTCTTAGAAGCTCAGTCTGGCAAGGCTTTGTACTCCTGGAGGAACCAAAACTTCCCAGAATTCATGATCTGGGTTCACTGAGTTGTCTCTGGGAAGAGGTGCTGTGGTGCTCACGGTCTGTCACTCCTGCCCAGTGTGGTGCAGCCCACACTCTGCTGGGCCTGAAGTAACCTACACTGACATCACCTGCTCAGTGTCTCATGTAACTGGGGCAGGAATGAAACAGGAGCAGACCTGTACCACAGAGGAGCCAGCAGGTGGAACTGGGCAGTAATGCCTTTATGATGAGGAGTGTGGAGCTGTCCCTCACGCTCAGCACTCGTGTGATCAGGTTGGGCCCAGGCCTTTGCTGCCTCAGTGCAAGAGCAATGGCTACAGTGACACCTGACGTGCTGCAGAGTAGGGAGTGCTGCCCCTCCCTACAtgtgctgtgtttattttagcACAAATGTCAACACTCAGACATAACAGATTCCCTCTTCAAGGAGGTTGTAGAGAtaattctacagaaaaaaatattaaaagattttCATTCTTTGTACTTCTAACCATGATGATTTTCATGGACACAGCACTTCCATCCTCTTCTGGaattttgattttctgtatGGAGTTATTTAGGAGAAGCAGAACACAGATTtttggcagaggagcagggagattTTTTGTGCCGTGAGCAAGCAGTGAGTGCTCTGCCTCTAGAGGTACAAAGAtagctggggtcagctgtgcCAGCCGAGGATCTTCTGTTCAGCCTGGCTAAGCTGGGCACATAAACACCAAATTATTTACCTAATCAAAACCCACAATATTGGACTGAATATGGTTCTTGCATTACAGGATTATGTTCTTGTGTTATTTAAAAGTGCTTGAATCGCAAAGTAAAAGTTTGTCCTGAATTTTGCATTGGCTTTGTGAAGAGCATGTAGCTGTTGGCTGGAACACTCAAAGGAAGCGCAGCTTCTCTGGAAGTACTCTAGCAGACTGTCCTGATAGAAATGTACTTAATACAGAACAGTCCTCTACTTTTTCCAGGTTGTACACAGTCTCTATAATGCCTTCCATGGCTTCTGTGGGCAGGATGTCGAGCGTATTGGATTGAAACTTTTTCTCCAAGTCCTCCTTTTCCAGAGGTTTCCTCCAGTGCCCGTAGAAGGTAGTGCAGCGGTCGCTGATGGTGCTGCCGTCCCGAAGCGTGACGCTCACTTGGCAGTACAGGCTGTCAAAGCTGGGCGTGTTGTCAGGAGGGTGCTCCAGCTGTGTTTTGCAGAGGAGCTCCCTCAAGGCCGGCCGGTGAATGTTCTCACTGGCGAAGGACTGGACTGACATGCTGCCATCCAGCAAAGCCGAGCACGCCACAAACTGGAAGGAGTGTCGTGCTTCATGCtctgaggctgggctggctctgttCACGTATTTGACCTCAGGGACTTTGAGAATGACTTTCTCGATTTTATCAAGGGGGAGCAAGTTCTCACTGCTCTCCACGAGCTTCCTCCTAACAGAAGATGCTGCATCAGCCACCCAGTGTGTTGCAAGATGAGCAGGAAAGCGTTTGATGGCCACATCTTGCTGGTCCAAGAGCCATGGGTAGGACTGCAAGGTTGGCAGAGTCTGTGGGTTGTAATCTGTATAAAAGGCACCCATCCCTGACTCCATGTCCAAGATCTGTTTGTTTCCTTGAAGGCCCTGTAAAGCTAAGCAAGCTGCTTCCAGTCCATTCCTGGCAGCATTCCCAACATGGAGAGGCTTTATTTGGGTTGCTGCATTAGCCAGTGGGGCACCTGCGTAGGAGGCAGCAATAGCCAAGGCATTTTTACATTCCAGCTGGTCAAGAGCTAGCAGTTTAGCACAAGCTGCTGCGCTCCCCATCGTACCAACCACAG contains these protein-coding regions:
- the LOC118689747 gene encoding glutamine amidotransferase-like class 1 domain-containing protein 3, mitochondrial, coding for MGKRVALVLAGCGVFDGSEIHEASAALVHLSRGGAEVKIFAPNIEQRDVVNHLKGSPAEEKRNVLVESARLARGNIQDLAELKASEFDAVIFPGGFGVAKNLCSWAVDGKNCTVNEHVNSTLQAFHSAKKPIGLCCISPVLAAKVFPGCEVTVGQDKNIDGRFPDAETASAIAELGCKHICKNVNESHVDKANKIVTTCAFMCKAPLHEIFDGIGTMVQEVLKLA
- the ACOD1 gene encoding cis-aconitate decarboxylase; the protein is MWAKTVTGNFAKVIHGLNANQLTDQVVQRSKRMILDTLGVGLLGTSTEVFHKVAQYSKIYSSDLSSTIWGHLDFRLPPLYAAFVNGVAVHSMDFDDTWHPATHPSGAVLPALIALSEAFPQKKKVSGLDLLLAFNVGIEVQGRLLHFSREARNIPRRFHPPAVVGTMGSAAACAKLLALDQLECKNALAIAASYAGAPLANAATQIKPLHVGNAARNGLEAACLALQGLQGNKQILDMESGMGAFYTDYNPQTLPTLQSYPWLLDQQDVAIKRFPAHLATHWVADAASSVRRKLVESSENLLPLDKIEKVILKVPEVKYVNRASPASEHEARHSFQFVACSALLDGSMSVQSFASENIHRPALRELLCKTQLEHPPDNTPSFDSLYCQVSVTLRDGSTISDRCTTFYGHWRKPLEKEDLEKKFQSNTLDILPTEAMEGIIETVYNLEKVEDCSVLSTFLSGQSARVLPEKLRFL